The nucleotide window ACCTGCCTGGCGGAGATGGAAGATCAGGGATAGATTCGTTCCAGATGCTGGACGTAAACCGTTCAAAAGAAGGCCAGTCAGACGGGGTGACCTCAAATATTTGGACCTGGACTGCTTCCAGGCCGCAGGAATAGATTGGGAGTTGCGCTTTCTGAGTTGGGTTGAGCGTTGCAAGCCCATAAAATGGGAGATAAAGGTAGGGTTCATTTTGACCGACCTGGAACGTTACTGTCGCCGGTTGTTCCAGAAACTGGCCATATACATCGCATAACTCTGGCGAGATGGTTACCTGATAGGAGGTTTGTTCGGGAACACCACAACAAATCATAATTTCATGATTGGTCGGGCGAATTGTAATTCCTTCAACTGGTGGGGAAATTGTAACCATATCTGGTCTAAATGATTTTTGATCAATGTTATTTGAGAACTGAAGTATCCACCAATCCATGGGGTCGCAAGACGTTCCTTCGTTACAGTTCCAATAAACCAGCCGCATCGGGCACGCCTTGGAAGTGGCAGGTGATTGCGCCTGGACAGCATTCGACATTGTTGGCGGTGGCATCCATAATCCAGATGTTGGTTGAGATAGAAGCAAAATCCCAATCCAGGTCACGTACTTTACCCATTTTTGAAACATACCCTGTCCTTTCAAAATTTGGAGTGCGCCGACTTGTCGGCGCTTTCCCATACCACGACGTGTCGTGGTCAAATCTGTGCATGGTCAAAAGTTCCAGCGACAAGTCGCTGAGTAACAAAGCTGCAACAAGTTGCAGCACTCCAAAGAAATATTTAGAAGCTTGTCTCTCCAATCCCAAACTGATCATTTCCAGCGGCGGCAATCACAATGATGCGGTAGCGAGTCACGTTTTCTGGCAAGGTCAGCGAAATTCGGGATTGACCACGTTTGTTTGTGGTGACTGTCGGAAAAAAGGCTACCAGTGGCGAGTCAAACTCCAGGTACTCAGCCGGGAGTGACCAGGATGAAGCTTCACTGGCAATAAATGGCCCTGGCCAGTCCAAAATCAGATCAAGTTCGGATGGCGGTTCACGGTAAGGGATAAAGGGTGGAGGAAAACAATTCCAGTCTTCTGAATCTTTTGGACGACGCTGCATTTTGTTCCAGAGCGTCCGCTTCCAGTTCTGATAGGGAGCACACTTCGCATTGTTTCCCGGTGGCAATGAGCCTGGTTGATCAAACGGGAAAAGATTCACCGTCTGTCGTGAATGGAAGAAATAGGAATTTGAACCCCAGAGCTGGAACAGATGCTCCAGCGGGTGAGAAATCGGAAAATCCGGGGTGGTTCCACGGGAAGCATCCATCACCAGGAACGCACATTCGGCCTGATTCACTGGACGACCTTGTGCATCACGGATTTCCACATCCACAACGGCTGATTTTTCAGAGATCACATGGTTGTTCTGATGGGTCACTGTCACCGAAAGCTTTTGGTGAACTGGTTCAACATCCAGCGTGAGCCGTGTGGTGGCAAAGACCGGACGCGGTGGGAGTTTCGGCTCCGGCTGGCTCTGATGTCGTGATGTCGTGCCGACCAGATCCAGCACAATGTTCAGCGTCGGAACATTGGCTCGGGTGACCGGAATTGTAACGACTCCTGACCGTGAGTTCAGGAAAATACGACGGGACTCCAAAACCCTGCCGTTTGAAACTGTCAACCGTCCTTCTGCCGGAGCAAATGGGGCTTCAATTTTGATTTCCGCAATGTCTCCGGGGCGAAAAGCAGGTTTGTTTGGGATGGCTGTGATGCGTTCCGGTTCCAGGTACTTCATAAATCGGTTTTGAGCTGTACATTCACCCAGTTGAAGAAAAACAATCTCACTTCTGTTGATTCGGCCCTGATCGTCCCAAACCTGGGCGATCACACGATAAAGCCCATTTTCAGGGGCTGGCACCTTCCAGAGAACCGGATGGTCGGCTGAGAACAGGGTTTCCTGATGGACCAGTTTCTCTGACGCTGACGCCCGAACTGCAAAAATGGTATCCAGTCGAAACACGTTCAGCTCAATTTTTTGATTTGGCTGTGCGACACCATCCAGGTCAGTCACAATAAGTTCAACCGGGTAGTCTTGCCCTCGTTCTGCAAAATTCCAGGTGCTGCGTAGTCCGACATACCGGGTTGACGGATGAACCAGGAACTGGGCTTGTCCAGCGTGGGTACTTCCAAACTGGTATCCTTGCCAGTTGGAAGGTGAAAATGGCTGACTTTGAGCCGTAAGCTTGCGTTGGGTTCCCTGCACCTGTGATTTCGGTGGCGTATCAACAAAGACGTTAACGGCTGGTGGAGGACTACTTTCGATCTGAAATGAATGACTGGTGTGGAGCAGGGAATCTTCTCCCTTTTTGACTTGAAGTTCGAGCGCAAAATGAACCGACCCAGCCCCAGGGGAGCAGGCTCTCGGCAATGGAAACTGGCAATGGAAGCCGCCGAGTTTGGTCAAAGTTGTAATGCCAGATGTCAGTTCATTCCCTTTTGAGTCAATTGCCCGAAACTTCAACCGTTTGGCAAAGTGGGGAATATTTTTGAGTCGTTGGTTAGAACGGAAATCAGCACTCCGAACCCAGCCTTTGATCGTAACGGTTTCTCCTGGCTGATAACCCCGGCGATCATGAACGATGTACCAGAGCGGAATCGGGACGTTTGGGGTAGAAATTGACCAGTTTTGAGGCTCAAAATCCAGGTATTGAACTTCAATCACAAGCACGCTATCCCGACCTTTTTCAACCAGAAGCGTTCCACGGCGTGCAACTGATTTCTTTGAAAGCTGGATGCTGGTTTCTCCGTGGCTGTTGGTTTGAGAAGTAAACCCTTCTGGGAGCATGGTGACCCGAGCCTGAGAAACCGGTTTTCCAGTGGTAAGTTCATTGGCCCAAATTCTCAATTGAGTCACTTCCCAGGTTACATCTGCTGCCAGATGGGTGACTTGTATCCATAACAAGTGAATTTTGGGTCGGTTAGAAGGCTCAGGCTCCTGAACCACTGCCAGGATATGCCCGGTTTTTTCTGGAAGTACTGCATTCAGGTCAATTCTGGTTTCAACCAGCCGATCCGGGTCAGGGTGAGGAACCAGTTGCAGCGTACTTTTCAACCATCCCGGAGGTGCAGAAGGGGTTTCGTACCTCGCCTGTTGCTCGTGTAAGGCAAGATACGCATACCAGTCTGACGGTTTTACCTGATAAAGCTGAATGGCAATGGTTGGGATGTTCACGGTAAACACCGGAAGTTCAGGGGGGCCAAAGGGATCGAGGGTGAGTAACACTTCCGTGGGAAACCAGAAACCCGCTTCTTCCGGTCTAATTATGACGTGAAATGTTTGGGCCTCACCAAGCGTCTGCCCATGGATGTCACAAATTTCAGGCGAAAGTGTGAGGGTGTATGTCGTTCGGTAGAGGAACTTCCCGTCAATTTTAATCTGGCTTTGGTTCAGCTCGATGGTTTCTCCTTCCAGATCTGGTTGAATACAAACCATTTCCGGTCGAAAACACTGTTCATCCAGCGGGTTGGAAAAGGAGATAATTTTCTTCAAGGATCCTGACCAGGCGGTTTCTTCTTCGATTCTTTCATAAGCCCTGAGGGGCGAAATCGTCTGAAATTCCAATTTTTTAGGATGGGGGGATGAGGGCAAATCTTGCCCGGACTGACTGCTGATTGAAGATGAATCTTCGGGAGGTTGAGGGCATCCGGGGCTCAGCCGGAACCGCAGTCCTGGCTCAGATTGAGGTTGAGTTATTTGAGCTACTCCCAACGCCGAACTGGCCAAGACAATTCCCAACCAGCAAACCACCATCGCTAAAAGAGAGTTTTTCATAGGCAAAAAGAGGCCGGACGCTCAAGTGAGTTTCCCCACTTAAGCCATTTCTATGCAGTTATTTACGTGAGTGTCAACGCGTTGACACAATTTGGAGTGCGCCGACTTGTCGGCGCTTTGGTTCCGGTGACTTGTCACCGTTGGAATGAAATCAATGAGCGACAAGTCGCTGCATAACAAAGCGGTGACAAGTCACAGCACTCCAAAAGTTAGGCATAACAAAGCGGTGACAAGTCACAGCACTCCAAAAGTTAGTCGTGAACCACGACGAGGTCGGTCTGGCTTCGGCCAAAGGTCTCAGGTGAATACATTTCTTCGGCTTTCGCCGGTGGCACCAGGAATTTTCCCGGCGTGGTCGCCACGGCAAAAAAGCTGTAGGTGTAGACGCCTTCTGAAAGCGAAGCTGTGAACGCTTCGGCCCGGTTGTCGCGCAGGTTTTGATGGTCAAACCAGGAACGTTGCCACCAGTTCAATCGGGGTGGGTCTTCGTCATCTGGAAGTCTCGGCGTGGTGGCCAGCGCCGGATTCAAAATCTCCAATCCAGCCGGGAGCGGACAACTGAGCGCAACGTGAGCGCGGCGGATGGGCGCCACCATCCTGACCGTGACTTTGACCCGCGCTCCAGCCCGGATTTGCCATTCGGTGGCGGAAATTCGTTTCACATCGGCTGGATCGTCAACCGCGCTGTACTCACGCGAAATGGTAAATCCTGCTTCCACGGGGTTGAGCATTATTTCTTTCGGTGCGTAACTCAGACCCAATCGGTAATACATCCGGCCCGTGCCGTCTTTGTTGAGCAGAATAGATTTCGTTTCGCCGGGCACACCAACCTGATTCAAAGGAATGCCAAGCTGATGCTGGTCGGCAGTTCGGCCAGCGAAGCGATGTTCTCCGGCAAAGGTGTCGCCCAGCCAGACGCGGGCCAGAAAGTCAGGGGTTTGTTGTTCAAAGGTTGAGAAATAGCGTTTGAGTGCAAGCAGGACAAAGGCGTTTTCCTGGGTGTTTGACCACCGACCGTTGATGCGATGGGCCAGCAGTCCCCGAACGAGTTTGGGAATCAGGTCGCTGTCTGGTTTGACCGAAAGTAGTGCATCGAGGATGACCGCATCGGTGCGGCGGCTGGAATGCAAGAGCACCTCAGCACCATCGGAATAAGATTCGACAAAGCTGGCGGCGCCAACGGTTTCAGTGACGCGGTTGATTAGAACCCGAAAGATCGCGTTCTGTTCCGACTTTGTAGCTGGATTTGTGGCCAGCACAGGCAATAACCAGCCAATGGCTTCGATGGGGAGGAAAAAGACTTAAAAGTGGATTAGCAAATTTGATCCCATTTTTTTGCAACAACAAATAGGGTCAAGTGGCGAAGATTTTCAGTCGCCACCTCAACATTGTATCCCTGACCTGCCAGTGAATTGGCCTGGGCACAAAGGATCATGTCAGCATCCAGTTTACAATCATCGGTTGTCTGCTTTCCTTGCTTTCGGGCATCAGCCCAATACTGAGCAGCCTTTTTCATCACTTTTGAATTGATGGGAAGATAGAGATGGTAACCAATAAACTCATCTAATCGCTTGATACCATTTGTTTTATTGCCTCTGATAAGTTCACGTCTTAGCTCATAGTCGCATATTTCAGGAACGACAATCGTGATTTGGTTTAGTACAAGAGATTGAACCCACTCACTCATTTTCACTCGGAGATCAGTTTGTTTTGGGTTTGTAACTTCACTCAAAATAGAGGTATCAAAAAGGACATAACGGTTCATGA belongs to Acidobacteriota bacterium and includes:
- a CDS encoding nucleic acid-binding protein — translated: MNRYVLFDTSILSEVTNPKQTDLRVKMSEWVQSLVLNQITIVVPEICDYELRRELIRGNKTNGIKRLDEFIGYHLYLPINSKVMKKAAQYWADARKQGKQTTDDCKLDADMILCAQANSLAGQGYNVEVATENLRHLTLFVVAKKWDQIC